From Lolium perenne isolate Kyuss_39 chromosome 5, Kyuss_2.0, whole genome shotgun sequence, a single genomic window includes:
- the LOC127319720 gene encoding F-box/kelch-repeat protein At4g19930-like: protein MATTVPSKKKKMAIPAAADIADDAPVLPVDLVYDILLCVPAKPLCRFRAVCPSWRSLLCDPTFIATHAARHPSLLIAVAMENTDTDVQILDMSGNVVKRLKSGQQCLTDDMWTHHGLVFLKGKDGRHHVLDPATGDTSVLPDRPSQAYMYTVGWATAAGEYKVLIIRKMDLHEEVCMVLSLGDKNHGWRERGSPPAWVGPRGEVAVVRGIAYFLVSGIKCGWDDWIVAFDLELEAWRPASIRGPMEKQDNPIYQSCVNLAEVHGHLVASVHKRSSDICVVELWFLTDPHEPLWSKRYNITLLPTTTDVFESFGMPLQVLKDGRILVWIWKQNPKYRGVPRVYDPETETFTEGAASAGRRAVAGVYTGSLLRTVSALP, encoded by the coding sequence ATGGCTACCACCGTTCCCTCAAAAAAGAAGAAGATGGCGATCCCCGCCGCCGCTGACATTGCCGACGATGCGCCGGTCCTGCCCGTGGACCTGGTGTACGACATCCTGCTTTGCGTCCCGGCCAAGCCGCTCTGCCGCTTCCGCGCGGTCTGCCCCTCGTGGCGGTCCCTTCTCTGCGATCCGACCTTCATCGCCACCCACGCGGCCCGCCACCCTAGCTTGCTCATCGCCGTGGCCATGGAAAACACCGACACGGACGTCCAGATCCTCGACATGTCCGGGAACGTCGTCAAGCGGTTAAAAAGCGGGCAGCAGTGCTTAACAGACGATATGTGGACGCACCACGGCCTGGTGTTCCTCAAAGGCAAGGACGGACGCCACCACGTGCTCGACCCAGCCACCGGCGACACCTCCGTCTTGCCCGATCGACCTAGTCAAGCGTATATGTACACAGTCGGCTGGGCCACCGCCGCGGGAGAGTACAAGGTGTTGATCATCCGCAAGATGGATCTGCACGAGGAGGTCTGCATGGTACTCAGCCTCGGCGATAAAAACCATGggtggagggagagagggagcccTCCAGCCTGGGTCGGCCCGCGCGGAGAAGTCGCCGTCGTCAGGGGGATTGCCTACTTCTTGGTATCCGGCATAAAATGCGGATGGGACGATTGGATCGTGGCTTTCGACCTCGAGCTGGAGGCATGGCGGCCAGCTTCCATCCGCGGCCCGATGGAAAAGCAAGACAACCCGATCTACCAATCCTGTGTCAACTTGGCCGAGGTGCATGGCCATCTGGTGGCATCTGTCCATAAGCGCAGCTCAGATATTTGCGTTGTAGAGCTGTGGTTTCTCACGGACCCTCACGAGCCTCTTTGGTCCAAGCGGTACAACATCACCCTCCTACCAACCACTACAGATGTCTTCGAGTCCTTCGGGATGCCATTGCAGGTGCTGAAAGACGGGAGGATCCTCGTCTGGATTTGGAAACAGAACCCCAAATACCGGGGGGTACCGCGGGTGTACGATCCAGAAACGGAAACTTTCACGGAAGGGGCAGCGTCAGCAGGTCGCCGTGCTGTAGCCGGCGTTTACACAGGCTCCCTGCTGCGTACCGTAAGTGCACTACCGTAG